The following proteins are co-located in the Pseudoalteromonas sp. N1230-9 genome:
- a CDS encoding response regulator: protein MIKCLLVEDQTLVRLGLANLLNLDSAINIEAQAEDGLQALALLAEHSFDIALLDMRIPNLDGLGVLQKMREKGDKTPVLIITTFEDCDVLVKALNLGARGYVLKNIELEELIRAIKQVVAGERVLQSAVTDFLLKKQLSPQLCLTDKEQTVLQCLSLGMSNKVIAEKLDNSEGTIRNHVSQILAKLDVKDRTQAVIKAINQNLI from the coding sequence ATGATAAAGTGCCTACTAGTTGAAGATCAGACCTTAGTTCGTTTAGGCCTCGCTAATTTACTTAACCTCGATAGCGCCATTAATATAGAAGCCCAAGCTGAAGATGGCTTGCAAGCGCTTGCACTATTAGCTGAGCATAGTTTTGACATTGCTTTACTCGATATGAGAATACCGAATTTAGACGGGCTCGGCGTGCTGCAAAAAATGCGCGAGAAGGGTGATAAAACCCCCGTGCTAATCATTACCACATTTGAAGATTGTGATGTATTAGTCAAAGCCCTTAATCTAGGTGCACGTGGGTATGTGCTTAAAAACATTGAACTTGAAGAACTCATTCGCGCTATAAAGCAGGTCGTTGCAGGTGAGCGAGTATTGCAAAGTGCGGTGACTGATTTTTTACTCAAAAAGCAACTAAGCCCTCAGCTCTGCTTAACGGACAAAGAACAAACTGTATTGCAGTGTTTGTCTTTAGGTATGTCGAACAAAGTGATTGCCGAAAAATTAGATAACTCTGAGGGAACTATTCGTAATCATGTGTCACAAATCCTTGCTAAATTAGACGTAAAAGACCGTACTCAGGCCGTTATAAAAGCCATTAATCAAAACCTAATTTAA
- the gcvP gene encoding aminomethyl-transferring glycine dehydrogenase yields MSNAKSLEQLEQKQDFIRRHIGPSPAQVSDMLSALGVSSVEELIGQTVPASIRLEQGLSIGESRTEVETLSYLKSVASKNKVFKSYIGQGYHPTHVPHVILRNVLENPGWYTAYTPYQPEIAQGRLESLLNFQTMTLDLTGLDLASASLLDESTAAAEAMGLAKRVAKSKANAFFIADDVHTQTIDVVATRAEQFGFDVIVGKAAEALDHDIFGALFQYPSTTGEITDVTDLIAGVQSKKAIACVAADIMSLLLLKAPGKLGADVVLGSAQRFGVPMGYGGPHAAFFATRDKYKRSLPGRIIGVSKDRLGNDALRMAMQTREQHIRREKANSNICTAQVLLANMAAFYAVYHGPQGLKTIAERIHRFADILAAGLKAKGVNLKHDTWFDTLTVVADNKDEIVARAVEHGVNFASNRAGEYSISVSETTTRADVAELFDIILGEDHGLSVDALANEIEVNGSNSIPASLVRDDEILTHPNFNSYHSETEMLRYIKRLENKDLALNHSMISLGSCTMKLNATAEMIPITWPEFANLHPFCPLDQAAGYQIMMTELHDWLVNITGYDAVSLQPNSGAQGEYAGLIAIRKYHESRGEGHRNVCLIPSSAHGTNPASAQMASMKIVVVDCDKNGNVDMADLKAKAEEVSENLSCIMITYPSTHGVYEETIREICDIVHQHGGQVYMDGANMNAQVGVTSPGSIGSDVSHLNLHKTFCIPHGGGGPGVGPIGVKSHLAPFMPNHSVINVAGTNIGNGAVSAAPYGSAAILPISWAYIAMMGSEGLKQATEMAIVNANYLSEKLSEHYPILYRGRNNRVAHECIVDLRPLKEQTGISEMDVAKRLQDYGFHSPTMSFPVAGTLMIEPTESESKVEIDRFIEAMVSIKSEIDRIASGEWSIENNPLVFAPHTQADVLGNEWNRAYDRFYAAFPVPSVAKDKFWPTVTRIDDVYGDRNLVCSCPAVETYRD; encoded by the coding sequence ATGTCAAACGCCAAATCTCTTGAACAATTAGAGCAAAAGCAAGATTTTATTCGCCGTCACATTGGGCCAAGCCCAGCGCAAGTAAGCGACATGCTGAGCGCTCTTGGAGTATCGAGTGTTGAAGAGCTGATCGGTCAAACGGTACCTGCAAGCATTCGCTTAGAGCAAGGTTTATCAATTGGCGAAAGCCGCACTGAAGTTGAAACACTAAGCTACTTAAAATCAGTAGCAAGCAAAAATAAAGTGTTCAAATCATACATCGGTCAAGGCTACCACCCAACTCACGTACCACACGTAATTTTACGTAACGTGCTTGAGAACCCAGGCTGGTACACTGCGTATACACCATATCAACCAGAGATTGCACAAGGTCGTTTAGAATCATTATTAAACTTCCAGACTATGACCCTAGACCTAACGGGTCTTGATTTAGCAAGCGCGTCATTACTTGACGAGTCAACGGCTGCGGCAGAAGCAATGGGCCTTGCAAAGCGTGTTGCAAAGTCTAAAGCGAATGCATTCTTCATTGCTGATGACGTACACACTCAAACAATCGACGTTGTTGCAACACGTGCAGAGCAGTTCGGTTTTGACGTTATTGTTGGTAAAGCAGCTGAAGCACTAGACCACGACATTTTTGGTGCATTATTCCAATACCCATCAACAACGGGTGAAATCACTGATGTAACAGATTTAATCGCTGGCGTACAAAGCAAAAAAGCGATTGCCTGTGTTGCTGCAGACATCATGAGCTTATTACTGCTTAAAGCACCAGGTAAACTAGGTGCAGACGTAGTGCTTGGTTCAGCACAGCGTTTTGGTGTACCTATGGGTTACGGTGGTCCACACGCTGCATTCTTCGCAACACGCGACAAGTACAAGCGTTCACTACCAGGTCGTATTATTGGTGTTTCTAAAGACCGTTTAGGTAACGACGCACTGCGTATGGCAATGCAAACACGTGAACAACACATTCGTCGTGAAAAAGCCAACTCAAACATCTGTACAGCGCAAGTACTACTAGCGAACATGGCAGCGTTCTACGCGGTTTACCACGGTCCACAAGGCCTTAAAACGATTGCTGAGCGTATCCACCGTTTTGCAGACATCTTAGCGGCAGGCTTAAAAGCGAAAGGCGTAAACCTTAAGCACGACACATGGTTCGATACACTGACTGTTGTTGCAGATAACAAAGACGAAATCGTTGCACGTGCAGTAGAGCACGGCGTTAACTTTGCCTCTAACCGCGCAGGTGAATATTCAATTTCTGTATCAGAAACAACAACGCGTGCAGACGTAGCAGAGCTATTCGACATCATCTTAGGTGAAGACCACGGTCTGAGCGTTGACGCACTTGCAAACGAAATCGAAGTAAACGGCAGCAACTCTATTCCTGCAAGCCTAGTACGCGATGACGAAATTTTAACGCACCCTAACTTCAACTCGTACCACAGCGAGACTGAAATGTTACGTTATATAAAGCGCCTAGAGAACAAAGACTTAGCGCTTAACCACTCAATGATCTCATTAGGTTCATGTACAATGAAACTTAATGCGACAGCTGAGATGATCCCAATCACTTGGCCTGAGTTTGCAAACCTACACCCATTCTGCCCACTTGATCAGGCAGCGGGTTACCAAATCATGATGACAGAACTACATGATTGGTTAGTAAACATCACAGGTTACGATGCAGTTTCACTACAACCTAACTCAGGTGCACAAGGTGAGTACGCAGGCTTAATCGCTATTCGTAAATACCACGAGTCACGCGGTGAAGGTCACCGTAACGTATGTTTGATCCCAAGTTCAGCGCACGGTACAAACCCTGCGTCTGCACAAATGGCAAGCATGAAAATCGTGGTTGTTGACTGTGATAAAAACGGTAACGTTGATATGGCAGACCTTAAAGCGAAAGCCGAAGAGGTATCTGAAAACCTATCTTGTATCATGATCACTTACCCATCTACACACGGTGTTTACGAAGAAACAATTCGTGAAATCTGTGACATCGTGCACCAGCACGGCGGTCAAGTGTACATGGATGGCGCAAACATGAACGCGCAAGTAGGTGTTACAAGCCCAGGTTCAATTGGTTCTGACGTATCGCACCTTAACCTACACAAAACATTCTGTATTCCACACGGTGGTGGTGGTCCAGGTGTTGGCCCTATCGGTGTTAAATCTCACCTAGCGCCATTTATGCCTAACCACAGCGTGATTAATGTAGCTGGCACAAACATCGGTAACGGTGCGGTTTCTGCTGCTCCTTACGGCTCAGCAGCTATTTTACCAATTTCGTGGGCATACATTGCCATGATGGGCTCTGAAGGTTTAAAACAAGCAACAGAAATGGCTATCGTGAACGCTAACTACTTATCTGAGAAGCTAAGCGAGCACTACCCAATTTTATACCGTGGCCGTAACAACCGCGTTGCGCACGAGTGTATTGTTGACCTACGCCCACTTAAAGAGCAAACAGGTATCTCTGAAATGGACGTAGCTAAACGTCTACAAGACTACGGCTTCCATTCACCAACTATGTCATTCCCAGTAGCTGGCACACTCATGATTGAGCCAACTGAGTCTGAATCTAAAGTTGAGATCGACCGTTTCATCGAAGCAATGGTGTCAATCAAGTCAGAAATCGACCGTATCGCATCTGGCGAATGGTCAATTGAAAACAACCCGCTCGTGTTTGCACCGCACACACAAGCAGACGTACTAGGCAATGAGTGGAACCGTGCATACGACCGTTTCTACGCAGCATTCCCAGTACCAAGCGTAGCAAAAGACAAATTCTGGCCTACAGTAACGCGTATCGATGACGTATACGGCGACCGTAACCTAGTTTGTTCATGCCCAGCGGTTGAGACATACCGTGACTAA
- a CDS encoding sensor histidine kinase has translation MESTIRHTTDWHFSTLASWLGVTSACAYYANSELALYLQIIVSGSILAILLYVLKQPNKFVHGVALGYFLLILTMIQLSSTSLVFIHLVMFTAVFSPHFSLPKILACVVAAMLVYGLTHYSRWENGIPWITFTIWFFFCLMNWFVSRRIVESLNTHYQSRQNYKELKATQHMMGAMHAAQERQSISRELHDSLGHKLTALSINLDFAKRAANEATVETLSLCHQLSQEILAEVREIVSTQRNDKTILKQALEAICELTPNLHCDLQLSEETEQLSQDYTLCILRFTQEMISNTLKHTQANHFTLHVNVTHISQHPLLIAKAYHNQPETHLPKQGNGLAGLNERMAQFGGEFSQHLEQETLINTMTLPLNLEDKSHDKVPTS, from the coding sequence CGATTGGCATTTCTCAACATTGGCATCGTGGCTTGGGGTGACATCGGCGTGTGCCTATTATGCAAACTCAGAATTAGCACTATATTTGCAAATCATAGTAAGTGGTTCCATTTTAGCCATTTTGCTGTATGTGTTAAAGCAGCCCAACAAATTTGTTCATGGCGTAGCGCTTGGCTACTTCCTGCTTATTTTGACCATGATACAACTGAGTTCAACGTCCTTAGTTTTTATCCACCTAGTGATGTTCACAGCGGTTTTTAGTCCTCATTTTTCGCTTCCTAAAATACTGGCTTGTGTTGTGGCCGCCATGCTGGTGTATGGTTTAACGCATTATTCGCGCTGGGAAAATGGCATTCCTTGGATCACGTTTACAATTTGGTTCTTCTTTTGCTTGATGAATTGGTTTGTTAGCCGGCGTATTGTCGAAAGTTTAAATACACATTACCAATCCCGCCAAAACTACAAAGAGTTAAAAGCCACCCAACACATGATGGGGGCGATGCATGCAGCGCAAGAGCGACAAAGTATATCACGCGAGCTCCATGACTCACTCGGCCATAAGCTTACCGCACTCAGCATTAATTTAGATTTTGCTAAAAGGGCAGCAAATGAAGCCACCGTTGAAACTCTGTCTCTTTGCCACCAACTTAGCCAAGAAATATTGGCAGAAGTACGCGAAATCGTTTCCACTCAACGCAATGACAAAACGATACTTAAGCAGGCTCTTGAGGCTATTTGCGAACTAACACCTAATTTACACTGTGATCTCCAACTAAGTGAGGAGACAGAGCAGCTCTCTCAAGACTACACCCTGTGTATATTACGGTTTACCCAAGAGATGATCAGCAACACCCTTAAACATACCCAAGCAAACCATTTTACTTTGCATGTGAATGTCACCCACATTAGCCAACACCCGCTGTTAATTGCAAAAGCGTATCACAATCAACCAGAGACCCATTTACCAAAGCAAGGGAACGGATTAGCAGGATTAAATGAGCGAATGGCACAATTTGGCGGTGAATTTTCACAACATCTTGAACAAGAAACACTGATCAATACCATGACATTACCACTAAATTTAGAAGACAAAAGCCATGATAAAGTGCCTACTAGTTGA